The proteins below are encoded in one region of Paraburkholderia aromaticivorans:
- a CDS encoding HAD family hydrolase, with the protein MADFPFDAVLFDCDGVLVDSEPITNRVLTEMLGELGWHLSVEETMRIFVGKAVRDEAALIEARTGFAITTDWLMQFRERRNAALDLELVAISGAPDAVRALHAALNGRIAVASGADRIKVEMQLVKAGIFDCFEGRIFSGHEMPRSKPFPDVYLAAAAALGVDPRRCAVIEDTVTGATAGVAAGATVFGYCPIELGHSSATALHGAGAAYVFRDMGALPALLAGWRAETH; encoded by the coding sequence ATGGCCGATTTCCCCTTCGACGCCGTACTCTTCGACTGCGACGGCGTGCTCGTCGACTCCGAACCCATCACCAACCGCGTGCTCACCGAGATGCTCGGCGAGTTGGGCTGGCACTTGAGCGTCGAAGAGACGATGCGTATTTTCGTCGGCAAAGCCGTCAGGGACGAAGCCGCGCTGATCGAAGCGCGCACCGGCTTCGCGATCACGACCGACTGGCTCATGCAGTTTCGCGAGCGTCGCAATGCGGCGCTGGATCTCGAACTGGTCGCGATTTCCGGCGCGCCGGATGCGGTGCGCGCGCTCCATGCGGCGCTGAATGGGCGCATTGCGGTGGCGTCGGGCGCGGATCGTATCAAGGTGGAAATGCAACTGGTCAAGGCCGGCATTTTCGACTGTTTCGAAGGACGCATTTTCAGCGGCCACGAAATGCCCCGTAGCAAGCCCTTTCCCGATGTCTATCTGGCGGCGGCTGCCGCATTGGGCGTGGACCCGCGCCGTTGCGCGGTGATCGAAGACACGGTGACAGGCGCCACCGCAGGCGTGGCTGCGGGCGCCACCGTGTTCGGCTATTGCCCGATCGAACTCGGCCACAGCAGCGCGACCGCGTTGCATGGCGCGGGTGCCGCGTATGTGTTCAGGGACATGGGCGCGTTGCCCGCCTTGCTGGCGGGATGGCGCGCTGAAACGCACTGA
- a CDS encoding carboxymuconolactone decarboxylase family protein, producing the protein MSQLKAVEYSVAPPEVKAVYDDIKQTRQVDDVNNFWKYIAQHPPTLARTWDSLKDVMAPGALDPLIKELLYVAVSVTNNCGYCVASHTAAARRAGMTDEMFGELLAVVGMANETNRLAVGYRVPIDPAFE; encoded by the coding sequence ATGAGCCAGCTCAAAGCCGTCGAATATTCCGTAGCGCCGCCGGAGGTCAAAGCCGTCTACGACGATATCAAGCAGACCCGTCAGGTCGACGACGTCAACAATTTCTGGAAGTACATCGCGCAGCATCCGCCGACCCTGGCGCGCACGTGGGACAGTCTGAAGGACGTGATGGCGCCCGGCGCGCTCGATCCGCTGATCAAGGAACTGCTCTACGTCGCCGTGAGCGTGACGAACAATTGCGGCTACTGCGTGGCGAGCCACACGGCGGCAGCGCGCCGCGCCGGCATGACCGACGAGATGTTCGGCGAGTTGCTCGCGGTCGTCGGCATGGCCAACGAGACGAACCGGCTGGCAGTGGGATACCGTGTGCCGATCGATCCGGCTTTCGAATAG